The following proteins are co-located in the Dyadobacter chenwenxiniae genome:
- a CDS encoding MlaD family protein, protein METSARKRSITVGLFVIIGLIIFIVGILTIGSMKKVFSSTISVKTLFDDVNGLKQGNNVWYSGVKIGTVKTIRFLSNSKVEVILHIEEKSQEFVRKNAKAKVSTDGLIGNKIIVIYGGTQKVPSIEDGDELVVEKMESTEEMLAVLSENNKNLLGITSAFKTISKNILEGKGTVGMLLNDERLYNDVDQTLAALKKASVNAQTMTASLSGFTDKLNQKGGLANDFATDTVIMRDLRTTIGRLNETVTSANGMVNNLKTASENLNSNRTSPLGVLLHDESTASNLKGTLQNLESSTEKLDENMQALRSNFLFRRYFKKKAKEEEKQPEKEAVKDSVSQ, encoded by the coding sequence ATGGAAACATCAGCAAGAAAACGATCCATAACGGTAGGACTTTTTGTTATAATAGGGTTGATTATCTTCATCGTGGGAATCCTGACGATAGGAAGTATGAAGAAAGTATTCTCCTCCACAATTTCGGTTAAAACGTTATTTGATGACGTGAACGGGCTCAAACAGGGAAATAATGTATGGTATTCCGGGGTAAAAATCGGAACAGTAAAGACCATCCGCTTCTTGTCTAATTCTAAGGTTGAGGTGATCCTGCACATTGAGGAGAAGTCACAGGAATTTGTCCGGAAAAATGCGAAAGCCAAAGTAAGCACGGACGGGTTGATCGGTAACAAGATCATTGTCATTTACGGCGGAACGCAGAAAGTGCCATCCATCGAAGACGGCGATGAACTGGTTGTAGAGAAGATGGAAAGCACAGAAGAAATGCTGGCTGTGCTGTCTGAAAACAACAAAAACTTGCTGGGCATTACAAGCGCATTTAAGACGATCAGCAAAAACATCCTGGAAGGAAAAGGGACTGTCGGGATGCTCCTGAATGATGAGCGTCTTTATAATGATGTGGATCAAACACTTGCCGCGTTGAAAAAAGCTTCTGTAAATGCCCAGACAATGACGGCTTCCTTATCGGGCTTTACCGACAAACTGAACCAGAAAGGCGGCTTAGCAAATGACTTTGCAACCGACACGGTTATCATGCGCGACCTGAGAACCACTATCGGAAGGTTGAATGAAACCGTGACATCTGCCAACGGAATGGTTAATAACCTGAAAACGGCCAGTGAAAATCTTAATTCTAACAGAACGAGTCCACTGGGAGTTTTGCTGCATGACGAAAGCACCGCCAGCAATTTAAAGGGAACACTGCAAAACCTGGAAAGCAGCACCGAAAAACTTGATGAAAATATGCAGGCATTGCGGTCTAATTTTCTGTTCCGCAGATATTTCAAGAAGAAAGCCAAAGAAGAAGAGAAACAGCCTGAAAAAGAGGCGGTAAAAGATTCGGTGAGTCAATAA
- a CDS encoding flippase, producing MENKPKDQYWIKSGFINILQNFSGVFFGFAGFYVLVRLLTKHDFGVWTLFISTTTILEAIRSGLLQNALVKYISSTDRKEHPEIITASFAISGIVSVFCITTIILIAPYLSRIWDSPQLVSLLYFYIAIYLFSGMQAQFNGVEQANLRFNGIFITTIIRQGTFFAYVLACFVFSIHVELIYLVWVQILSALLGMLIAYNFAKDNLVLSRNVSKMWVNKLFSYGKYAFGTLISSLLSGTIDQMMLGALLSPAASGAFNIAVRVTNLIDIPGNAVATIVFPQSAKRMESEGPGAIKYLYEKSVGTTLALVVPVVLFLYIFSGTVIHLIAGEKYNDSIPLLQITLLYCLLGPFGRLFGNILDSIGKTKVTFLVVIGSATLNLVLNYFLIRSIGVMGAAYATLISSIAGFIVAQVILRRTIGVNILNTFVYMFQFYPEFLDKHLKPMLKMK from the coding sequence ATGGAGAATAAGCCCAAGGATCAGTATTGGATTAAGTCGGGGTTTATCAATATACTCCAGAACTTCTCCGGCGTTTTTTTTGGATTTGCTGGATTTTACGTGCTGGTCAGGTTGCTAACGAAGCACGATTTCGGTGTTTGGACGTTATTTATCAGTACAACCACCATCCTGGAAGCCATCAGAAGCGGCCTTTTGCAGAATGCTTTGGTCAAATATATTTCTTCAACGGATCGGAAAGAACACCCGGAAATTATCACGGCGTCATTTGCTATCAGCGGCATTGTATCCGTTTTTTGCATTACGACAATTATCCTGATCGCTCCTTATCTGAGCCGTATCTGGGACTCGCCACAGCTGGTTTCGTTGCTGTATTTTTACATTGCGATCTATCTTTTTTCGGGAATGCAGGCGCAGTTCAATGGTGTAGAGCAGGCCAATCTCCGCTTCAACGGTATTTTTATTACCACCATCATTCGCCAGGGCACTTTCTTCGCTTATGTACTTGCGTGTTTTGTATTTTCAATACATGTAGAGCTGATTTACCTCGTTTGGGTGCAGATTCTGAGCGCTCTCCTGGGCATGCTGATTGCCTATAATTTTGCGAAAGACAATCTGGTTCTGTCGCGGAATGTGAGCAAAATGTGGGTCAATAAGCTTTTCAGTTACGGCAAATATGCGTTTGGTACATTGATCAGTTCGTTGCTTTCAGGCACAATTGATCAGATGATGCTAGGCGCATTGCTATCTCCCGCTGCTTCCGGAGCGTTCAACATTGCGGTAAGGGTAACCAATCTGATCGACATTCCCGGCAATGCGGTTGCAACCATTGTTTTTCCGCAAAGTGCCAAGCGCATGGAATCGGAAGGGCCGGGTGCGATCAAATACTTGTATGAGAAATCGGTGGGGACCACATTGGCGCTGGTAGTTCCTGTGGTGCTTTTTCTTTATATTTTCTCCGGAACTGTAATTCATCTGATTGCCGGAGAAAAGTACAACGACTCCATTCCGTTATTGCAGATCACCCTCTTGTATTGCCTGTTGGGGCCATTTGGAAGGCTTTTTGGCAACATTCTCGACTCTATCGGGAAAACTAAGGTGACGTTTTTAGTAGTGATCGGATCGGCAACATTGAATCTTGTTCTCAACTATTTTCTGATCAGGTCCATTGGCGTGATGGGTGCTGCTTATGCCACACTGATTTCGAGTATAGCAGGCTTTATAGTTGCGCAGGTTATCCTCAGAAGAACGATTGGCGTTAATATTCTGAATACTTTTGTTTACATGTTCCAATTTTATCCTGAGTTTTTGGACAAGCACCTGAAACCAATGCTCAAAATGAAGTAA
- a CDS encoding glycosyltransferase family 2 protein yields MHFFPDTTLLITHYNRSESLERLLTSFEDLNCRFGDIVVSDDGSKPEHLEKIAGLKNRFNFNLITTPTNRGLGNNINKGQDAVKTAYTLYVQEDFQPSDIFPAHFEDAITFMRQDSKWDIVRFYAYFAYPTLKPFQKGFSEMVYRFWDMNHLKFYYYSDHPHLRRSNFLEKFGRYPEGIKGDLTEYKMAVSFLQKKGKGLFFNEFTKLFYQKNSSDEPSTMVRADWKLSENPLVKLARSGYLRYRWLKNTLDLVFMK; encoded by the coding sequence ATGCACTTTTTCCCGGATACGACCTTATTAATTACGCATTACAACAGAAGCGAGTCCCTGGAACGCCTTCTTACCAGTTTTGAAGATCTCAACTGCCGCTTTGGCGACATTGTTGTGTCCGACGACGGCAGTAAACCTGAACATCTCGAAAAGATCGCGGGTTTGAAAAACCGTTTCAACTTTAACCTCATTACTACGCCCACAAACAGGGGACTGGGCAATAACATTAACAAAGGGCAAGACGCTGTGAAGACAGCGTACACTTTATATGTGCAGGAGGATTTTCAGCCTTCCGACATATTTCCTGCCCATTTCGAGGACGCCATTACATTCATGCGCCAAGATTCAAAATGGGACATTGTCCGGTTTTACGCCTACTTTGCCTACCCTACTTTAAAGCCGTTTCAAAAAGGATTTTCAGAAATGGTTTACAGATTTTGGGATATGAACCACCTCAAATTCTATTATTACAGCGATCACCCCCATTTGAGACGCAGCAATTTTTTGGAAAAGTTCGGGCGATATCCCGAAGGCATCAAAGGCGATCTGACAGAGTATAAAATGGCAGTCAGTTTTTTGCAGAAGAAAGGGAAGGGCTTGTTTTTCAATGAATTTACAAAATTATTTTACCAAAAAAATTCCTCTGATGAACCCAGCACGATGGTCCGGGCGGATTGGAAACTGAGCGAAAATCCGCTGGTTAAGCTTGCACGCAGCGGCTATCTGCGTTACCGGTGGTTGAAGAATACGCTCGACCTGGTGTTCATGAAATAA
- a CDS encoding glycosyltransferase family 2 protein: MSLFGLPQWILPHLFTNKRFQDLTGDEIDRLKASLSRFKEESPDVSVVIPAWNEENNIYRTLSSLSASKSKYKVEIVVINNNSTDGTQHVLETLGVRTYLQTIQGTPFARQMGLKLARGKYHLCADSDTFYPPDWIDLMVAPMVKDSGITGVYGNYAFIPPENQGRFGLWVYEKFAGVMIRIRKKNREYLNVYGFNMGFVTEIGRSTGGFRVSGSRVYANIVGSDFQNEAEDGRMALNLKKAGKLKMVADSRAKVFTSPRRLLDDGSITNAFLNRAKRQMKGMRDYLSMF; encoded by the coding sequence ATGAGTTTATTTGGCTTGCCGCAATGGATTTTACCACATCTTTTCACGAATAAGCGGTTTCAGGATCTTACAGGTGACGAAATTGATCGTCTTAAAGCCAGTTTAAGCCGTTTCAAGGAGGAGAGCCCGGATGTTTCCGTAGTAATTCCCGCCTGGAACGAAGAAAACAACATTTATCGCACGCTTTCCTCATTATCAGCCAGTAAGAGCAAATACAAAGTCGAAATAGTTGTCATTAATAATAATTCGACAGACGGCACGCAGCATGTGCTGGAAACGCTCGGGGTAAGGACTTATCTGCAAACCATTCAGGGGACACCATTTGCGCGGCAGATGGGGCTGAAACTCGCTCGCGGGAAATACCATCTCTGCGCCGATTCGGACACATTTTACCCGCCCGACTGGATCGATCTGATGGTGGCGCCGATGGTCAAAGATTCAGGAATCACTGGCGTTTATGGCAACTATGCATTCATCCCGCCTGAAAATCAGGGACGATTCGGTTTGTGGGTTTATGAAAAATTCGCAGGCGTTATGATCCGTATCAGAAAGAAAAACCGCGAATATCTGAATGTCTACGGCTTTAATATGGGCTTTGTAACGGAGATAGGCCGCTCCACGGGAGGGTTCAGGGTAAGCGGCTCACGTGTGTATGCCAACATTGTCGGAAGCGATTTCCAAAACGAGGCGGAGGACGGCCGTATGGCGCTGAACCTGAAAAAAGCCGGAAAACTAAAAATGGTGGCCGATTCCCGCGCAAAAGTTTTCACATCTCCGCGCCGGTTACTGGATGACGGAAGCATTACCAACGCCTTCCTTAATCGCGCCAAAAGACAGATGAAAGGAATGCGTGACTATCTCTCGATGTTTTAA
- a CDS encoding STAS domain-containing protein, protein MILQVNEINNVTQATILPQEASLANAEMFKEEMITLVANGAKLIVVSFENVDYIDSSFLGSLVVALKYAMPRNVDIYLVSLKPDVKSLLTMIRMDKVFKIFRDFEEVMEASK, encoded by the coding sequence ATGATTCTCCAAGTAAACGAAATCAACAATGTGACGCAGGCAACAATTTTGCCGCAAGAGGCAAGCCTTGCCAATGCAGAAATGTTCAAAGAAGAAATGATCACCCTTGTAGCCAATGGTGCCAAACTCATTGTGGTGAGCTTTGAAAATGTAGACTATATCGACAGCTCGTTCCTGGGAAGTCTGGTGGTTGCCCTTAAATACGCAATGCCCCGGAACGTCGACATTTATCTTGTTTCATTAAAGCCCGACGTAAAAAGCCTGTTGACGATGATCAGAATGGATAAAGTCTTTAAGATTTTCAGAGACTTCGAGGAGGTAATGGAGGCATCGAAATAA
- a CDS encoding glycosyltransferase family 2 protein: MKSVSIVTVNFNQLRITEDLLRSLEEVNTYSNLEIIVVDNGSKPDPVPDWIAKYPQVKFIRSDKNTGFAGGNNIGIAHAGGEYLFLINNDTEVTADLIGKLVTTMEANPKIGMISPKIHYFDQPGMLQYTGYTPMNYYTARNACIGQFEQDRGQYDSLSGVTGYAHGAAMMIRRKALEKAGVMAENYFLYYEELDWCERIRNAGYEIHVDLSALIYHKESVAVGKRSALKEFFMNRNRILFIRKNGSASQFFIFCCYFMLAVVPRNLIQYIRNKEYNFIPVFLKAITWHFTNKADSDHLGYPLTR; encoded by the coding sequence ATGAAAAGTGTTTCCATTGTCACTGTAAATTTTAATCAGCTCAGGATTACAGAAGATTTGCTCAGATCATTGGAGGAAGTAAACACCTACTCAAATCTAGAAATCATCGTCGTCGATAACGGCAGCAAACCCGATCCGGTCCCGGACTGGATAGCAAAATATCCACAGGTGAAATTCATAAGATCTGATAAAAACACCGGGTTTGCAGGGGGCAACAACATAGGCATTGCGCATGCCGGCGGTGAATATTTATTCCTGATCAACAACGACACAGAAGTAACAGCAGACCTGATCGGTAAGCTCGTCACGACTATGGAGGCTAATCCGAAAATCGGTATGATCTCTCCTAAAATCCATTATTTCGACCAGCCTGGCATGTTGCAATACACGGGTTACACGCCCATGAATTACTACACGGCGCGCAATGCTTGTATCGGGCAATTCGAACAGGATAGGGGTCAATACGATTCGCTGAGCGGTGTCACAGGCTATGCGCACGGGGCTGCGATGATGATCCGCCGTAAAGCATTGGAGAAAGCAGGCGTTATGGCCGAAAATTACTTCTTATACTACGAAGAACTGGATTGGTGCGAACGCATAAGAAACGCAGGTTATGAAATCCATGTGGACCTTTCAGCGCTGATTTATCATAAAGAGTCCGTCGCCGTAGGCAAGCGATCGGCACTGAAAGAGTTTTTTATGAACCGAAACCGGATTTTATTTATCCGAAAAAATGGCTCAGCGAGTCAATTTTTCATTTTCTGCTGCTATTTCATGTTAGCCGTGGTTCCCAGGAATCTTATTCAATATATCAGAAACAAAGAATATAACTTCATTCCCGTATTTCTCAAAGCAATAACCTGGCATTTCACCAATAAGGCGGATAGCGATCACCTGGGCTATCCCTTGACACGTTAA
- a CDS encoding anti-sigma regulatory factor, which translates to MEQDSIRIHFTSNREEIPGILNTCLEHVVERTKASPPSADTFSKVKWVITELLTNAVKHSGTGHCTLIIKVDDGMLILEKQDLGKPLSVSEQDTGNIFTWPIESFSGKLEFQIYHNGVDSLIVRSEQGNRANFYIEELEGMEMPGLLIDTSEHFGLLIITKASDAFSYEYDLKTKANRFISLFNLKKH; encoded by the coding sequence ATGGAGCAAGATTCGATAAGGATTCATTTTACGAGTAACCGGGAAGAAATTCCCGGCATTTTAAATACTTGCCTGGAACATGTGGTGGAAAGGACAAAAGCCTCACCCCCATCTGCCGACACATTTTCAAAAGTAAAGTGGGTTATTACCGAACTGCTGACAAACGCGGTGAAACATTCGGGAACCGGACATTGCACATTGATCATTAAGGTGGACGACGGCATGTTAATACTTGAAAAACAGGATTTGGGAAAACCGCTGTCGGTTTCGGAGCAGGACACTGGCAATATCTTCACGTGGCCCATCGAATCGTTTTCCGGCAAACTTGAATTTCAAATTTATCACAACGGCGTCGATTCGCTCATTGTGAGATCAGAACAAGGCAATCGGGCAAATTTTTACATTGAAGAACTGGAAGGAATGGAAATGCCGGGCTTACTCATCGACACCAGTGAGCACTTCGGGTTGCTGATCATCACGAAGGCATCTGATGCGTTTTCTTATGAGTATGATCTCAAAACCAAGGCTAACCGCTTCATAAGCCTGTTTAATCTCAAAAAACACTAG
- a CDS encoding response regulator: MMKFSDPPASVNKILLVEDNMMFRRVFEASLIKAGYSCVACESAAVALELLLVEKPDLILSDYDMPEMNGFDFRQAVLLNPNISDIPFVFLTSFTDASLVMEGLSMYAIDFINKETPIPVIISKLSNIIKSLQNEHVRSVRELKIAAETLNVKSIPTRNPIISGFRVHFWHKGYLGYPGGDFIDFVQVDKRFCFAFLGDIMGKKWQAWFFTFGFLSYIRAAIRFCVLDNDFTLDTIVQKINKLIYMDESLQNILSSLSLILLDSETGDVHYTGAGDLPLISFKPETMQASTVLSSGLLLGLLEEGFYDKQVIKMKAGDQLIIFTDGMIDIPSDGSKKSDYPFFVSKITPYLGNEASFDLIKAHVLDSINDSNQVDDASIIFIEKT; the protein is encoded by the coding sequence ATGATGAAATTTTCCGATCCTCCTGCTTCTGTAAACAAAATCCTGCTTGTTGAGGATAACATGATGTTTCGGAGGGTTTTCGAAGCTTCACTGATCAAAGCCGGATATAGCTGCGTGGCATGCGAGTCGGCTGCGGTGGCGCTGGAATTGCTACTGGTGGAAAAGCCGGACCTGATCCTGTCCGATTATGACATGCCCGAAATGAACGGCTTCGATTTCCGCCAGGCTGTACTGCTCAATCCGAACATTAGCGACATTCCCTTCGTCTTCCTTACTTCCTTTACCGACGCCTCTCTGGTGATGGAAGGTTTGAGCATGTATGCGATTGATTTTATCAATAAGGAAACGCCGATTCCGGTGATCATTTCCAAACTAAGCAACATTATCAAGTCGCTTCAGAACGAGCACGTCAGATCCGTCAGAGAGCTGAAAATTGCGGCTGAAACGCTCAATGTGAAGTCAATTCCCACGCGCAATCCCATCATTTCCGGTTTTCGGGTGCATTTCTGGCATAAGGGCTATCTGGGATATCCAGGGGGCGATTTTATCGATTTTGTGCAAGTGGATAAGCGCTTTTGCTTTGCGTTTCTGGGTGATATTATGGGGAAAAAATGGCAGGCCTGGTTCTTCACATTTGGCTTTCTGAGTTACATCCGCGCTGCCATCCGCTTTTGCGTACTCGATAATGATTTTACATTAGATACTATTGTTCAAAAGATCAATAAGCTGATCTATATGGACGAAAGTCTGCAAAACATACTTTCGAGCCTGTCGCTGATTTTGCTGGACAGTGAAACCGGCGACGTCCATTATACGGGCGCAGGTGATTTGCCGCTGATCAGTTTTAAGCCCGAAACCATGCAGGCTTCCACCGTGCTTTCATCGGGACTCTTGCTGGGCTTGCTGGAAGAAGGCTTTTACGACAAACAGGTTATTAAAATGAAAGCGGGCGATCAGCTTATCATTTTTACAGACGGAATGATCGACATTCCGTCAGATGGTTCAAAAAAGAGCGATTACCCGTTTTTTGTGTCCAAAATTACGCCTTATCTGGGCAATGAAGCAAGCTTTGATCTGATCAAAGCCCACGTTTTAGACAGTATCAACGACTCCAATCAAGTCGACGATGCGAGCATTATTTTTATTGAAAAAACATAA
- a CDS encoding glycosyltransferase family 2 protein, with translation MELLFWLSLFVVFYTFLGYGIILYVLVKIRRAVKGNRPVPSLDQDMPTLTLIIAAYNEESIIEEKIQNTLALSYPHGKLNLIFVTDGSSDRTPELVSAYKQIKLLHTPVRSGKILAMHRAMREVDTEVVVFTDANTYLNPDALLLIARHYADPKVGAVSGEKRVMQDAVSDATAGEGFYWKYESTLKKWDSELYSVVGAAGELFSVRHSLYRQVEPDTILDDFMISMLIAQQGYRIIYEPEAYASELSSENIKEELKRKVRIAAGGIQSILRLKKLLNPFHFPMLSFQYMSHRVLRWTITPFLMILALVLNFAIVADSGNALYVLILVAQVAFYLAAFLGWVLEKRKIKVKALFVPYYFCVMNYAVIAGIIRFYKGNQSAAWDKSKRKSA, from the coding sequence ATGGAATTACTATTCTGGCTTAGTCTGTTTGTGGTTTTTTACACATTCCTTGGTTACGGTATTATTTTATATGTTTTAGTCAAAATTCGGAGGGCGGTGAAAGGGAATAGGCCCGTCCCGTCGCTCGACCAGGACATGCCGACATTGACGCTGATCATCGCTGCGTATAATGAAGAAAGTATCATTGAGGAGAAAATTCAAAACACGCTCGCGCTCTCTTATCCACATGGTAAATTAAACCTGATCTTCGTCACAGACGGCTCGTCGGACCGTACGCCTGAACTCGTCAGCGCATATAAACAGATTAAGCTGCTGCACACGCCTGTAAGAAGCGGGAAGATTCTTGCCATGCACCGTGCTATGAGGGAGGTTGATACAGAAGTAGTTGTCTTTACCGACGCGAATACTTATCTGAACCCGGACGCATTGCTGCTCATTGCCAGGCATTATGCCGACCCCAAAGTAGGTGCTGTTTCAGGCGAAAAACGGGTGATGCAGGACGCCGTTTCCGACGCAACAGCAGGGGAGGGCTTCTACTGGAAATATGAATCCACGCTCAAAAAGTGGGACTCGGAGCTCTATTCAGTTGTGGGAGCTGCGGGCGAGCTTTTCAGTGTCAGGCATTCACTTTACCGACAGGTGGAACCCGACACGATCCTGGACGATTTCATGATTTCCATGCTCATTGCGCAGCAGGGTTACCGTATTATCTATGAGCCGGAGGCATATGCTTCGGAGCTTTCGTCGGAGAACATTAAGGAGGAATTGAAAAGGAAAGTCCGCATTGCGGCGGGCGGGATTCAATCCATACTCAGGCTTAAAAAGTTGCTTAATCCATTCCATTTCCCAATGTTGTCGTTCCAGTACATGAGCCATCGTGTGTTGCGCTGGACTATTACCCCGTTTTTAATGATCCTGGCATTGGTTCTCAACTTTGCCATTGTTGCTGATTCCGGTAATGCTTTGTACGTTCTGATTTTGGTTGCGCAGGTTGCATTTTACTTGGCCGCTTTTTTGGGTTGGGTGTTGGAGAAAAGGAAAATCAAGGTGAAAGCCTTGTTTGTTCCTTACTATTTCTGCGTGATGAATTATGCCGTTATCGCAGGAATAATCCGTTTTTATAAAGGTAACCAAAGTGCTGCTTGGGACAAGTCCAAAAGAAAAAGCGCGTAA
- a CDS encoding glycosyltransferase, whose protein sequence is MEKEYFFEGVTLLITHYNRSQSLEQLLKSFAGLHCKFEDIVVSDDGSKQEHVDYLHGLQKRFSFRLITTPKNRGLGNNINKGQDAVQTPLTLYVQEDFKPAPIFPEKFEHALQIMHHRQEVDMVRFYAYFEYPYLTHGDHGFYDMAFKVWKPGYRKFYMYSDHPHLRRTSFFQKFGRYIEGQKGDFTEYSMMMSFLKKKGKAVFYKDFNGLFAQKNSEVEPSTMKRENWRQSENFVLANIRHLYRHLKFNFDYLR, encoded by the coding sequence ATGGAAAAAGAGTATTTTTTTGAAGGTGTGACCCTGCTGATTACACATTATAACAGGAGCCAGTCGCTGGAACAGCTCCTGAAATCGTTCGCCGGGCTTCATTGCAAATTTGAGGACATTGTCGTTTCCGATGATGGCAGCAAGCAAGAACACGTTGATTATCTGCATGGACTACAAAAGCGGTTTAGTTTCCGACTCATTACTACGCCCAAAAACAGAGGACTCGGCAACAACATCAACAAGGGCCAGGACGCGGTGCAGACTCCTTTAACATTATATGTGCAAGAGGACTTCAAGCCCGCCCCGATCTTCCCTGAGAAGTTTGAGCATGCATTGCAGATCATGCATCACAGGCAGGAAGTTGATATGGTCCGGTTTTATGCCTATTTTGAATACCCTTACCTGACCCATGGCGATCACGGGTTTTACGATATGGCTTTCAAAGTATGGAAACCTGGTTACAGGAAGTTTTATATGTACAGCGACCACCCGCACTTACGTCGTACCAGCTTTTTTCAAAAGTTCGGGAGATACATCGAAGGCCAAAAGGGTGATTTTACAGAATACAGCATGATGATGTCATTCCTGAAAAAGAAAGGAAAGGCCGTTTTTTACAAAGATTTCAATGGTTTGTTTGCGCAAAAAAACTCCGAAGTGGAGCCCAGCACTATGAAGCGTGAAAACTGGCGGCAGAGCGAGAACTTTGTACTGGCAAACATCAGGCACCTTTACAGACATTTGAAATTTAATTTTGATTATCTGAGGTGA
- a CDS encoding Hpt domain-containing protein, producing the protein MDLQLNPALDLNYIEQVYGDDPVILHMIFDAFLSDSVPRWQSLHNALHTEDMKESASIVHGLKPSFTMAGLTWIRPKVEVLEKAIKENETPESLMDMYQKISAELNELLPIIEHESERLKLIQVE; encoded by the coding sequence ATGGACCTACAACTTAACCCTGCCCTGGACCTCAATTACATTGAACAGGTTTATGGAGACGACCCGGTAATACTCCACATGATTTTCGATGCTTTTTTGAGTGACTCAGTTCCGCGCTGGCAATCGCTTCACAATGCATTACACACAGAGGACATGAAAGAATCGGCAAGCATCGTACACGGACTGAAACCTTCTTTCACCATGGCGGGACTTACCTGGATCAGGCCAAAAGTAGAAGTGCTTGAAAAAGCAATCAAGGAAAACGAGACACCGGAGAGTCTCATGGACATGTATCAGAAGATCTCAGCAGAACTCAACGAACTGCTTCCTATCATTGAACACGAATCCGAAAGGTTGAAGTTAATTCAAGTAGAATAG
- a CDS encoding acyltransferase family protein, whose product MKHRFEVLDIFRGLFATLVFAFHLAPFANTPLLNNRFVENSDMFVDFFFVLSGFVIAYSYQSLSDGHQLKLFLTKRVYRVYPLHLVMLIAFLGMELAKNLLSPYIQVNNLTNPANNVYTFCTSLFLINSTPLPGVNDVSWNIPSWSISAEMIAYVVFGSALVFIHSSGQFARRNLYYALIMLIALTGLWLVSQSFQINYSFDYGFLRGILGFFTGVLCFNFFSNTHVSVRTMPAWIFSVGELVTLTLIGLCIYNGEAMKPWGAVFEILFFACIYTFAFEKGIVSAGMKRVGLFHKLGQYSYSIYMTHALFVSLFNVLFIRILKFQPEDYVYLVFLNFALIYFVSSWTYINIEMRFQYKSKKKPVTEPVK is encoded by the coding sequence ATGAAACACAGGTTCGAAGTTTTGGATATTTTCCGGGGGCTGTTTGCAACCCTGGTTTTTGCCTTTCACCTTGCGCCGTTCGCGAATACACCGCTGCTGAACAACCGGTTCGTCGAAAACTCGGATATGTTCGTCGATTTCTTCTTTGTCCTGAGCGGGTTTGTGATCGCTTACAGTTACCAATCGCTTTCCGACGGGCATCAGCTGAAATTGTTTTTAACCAAAAGGGTTTACCGGGTTTATCCGCTTCACCTCGTCATGCTCATCGCGTTTCTGGGAATGGAATTGGCCAAAAATTTATTGAGCCCCTATATTCAGGTGAACAACCTGACCAATCCTGCGAATAATGTTTACACTTTTTGCACTTCCCTTTTTCTTATTAATTCCACGCCGCTGCCTGGCGTAAACGACGTCAGCTGGAACATTCCAAGCTGGTCGATCAGTGCAGAAATGATTGCTTATGTCGTGTTTGGGTCGGCGCTGGTTTTCATTCATTCCTCAGGACAGTTTGCCAGGCGCAATCTGTATTATGCACTCATCATGCTCATTGCACTCACTGGATTATGGCTGGTTTCCCAAAGTTTTCAGATCAATTACAGTTTTGATTACGGCTTTTTGAGAGGGATCCTGGGTTTTTTTACCGGCGTTTTGTGCTTCAACTTTTTTAGTAACACACACGTTTCCGTACGCACCATGCCTGCGTGGATTTTCTCCGTGGGGGAATTGGTCACACTAACACTTATCGGGCTCTGCATTTACAATGGCGAGGCAATGAAACCCTGGGGAGCTGTATTTGAGATCTTATTTTTCGCCTGCATTTACACTTTTGCTTTTGAGAAAGGCATCGTTTCGGCGGGTATGAAGCGTGTGGGGCTGTTTCATAAGCTAGGCCAATATTCCTATTCTATCTACATGACGCACGCTTTGTTCGTGAGCCTTTTCAATGTACTTTTTATACGAATTTTGAAATTTCAGCCGGAAGATTATGTTTACCTAGTTTTCCTGAACTTCGCCCTGATCTACTTTGTGTCATCGTGGACTTACATAAATATTGAAATGCGCTTTCAGTATAAATCGAAGAAGAAGCCCGTTACTGAGCCGGTCAAATAA